A genomic window from Betta splendens chromosome 17, fBetSpl5.4, whole genome shotgun sequence includes:
- the LOC114844773 gene encoding contactin-associated protein-like 4 isoform X2, producing the protein MFSDAGHNWKQYRQEDSTGAFPGNTNADSVVQLKLQQPLIARFLRLIPLDWNPNGRIGLRLESYGCRHASDVLSLGTGSSLVFSPGPGPRPTSADVVSLSFKTLGKRGTLLRADGRGGLSLSLELDRGKLQLLVRQDGASSSEARQLASLGSLLDDQQWHHVLLERHGVHLTLSVDKHTEQVQVPAGFSLWDMEELSVGAGQSPDLFHGCLENLLYNHLNLIQLAKHEDPRVAAAGNVTFSCAEPVSVAVTFPGPQSFLQLPGPSAPALDGFSVGFQFRTWNKAGLLLTFDLPQHRGTVWLCLSDARLLLRVQRDGSAELELSAGSVLNDGQWHSVALTSRPGRLRVAVDGDGGGAAHASPSFPVTAAHQLFFGGCPPLPPPPPHHSAGCRNPFGIFQGCMRLLSVDNEAVDLTLVQQRLMGNYSQLQIDMCGMIDRCSPSRCEHGGRCSQTWTVFHCNCSDSGYSGATCHSSVFEPSCEAYKHNGNTSGHFYIDVDGSGPVRPQLVYCNMTENTWMVIQHNNSELTRLQPTPGENQHLVHFDYSSQEEQLLAAISQSDHCQQELTYRCRRSRLLNTPEGAPFSWWLGGTGSGLQTYWGGAHPGSQQCVCGLRGDCVDPQHYCNCDADRMEWAEDSGLLTHKESLPVRALVLGDIQRPGSEAAYRVGPLRCHGDKNFWNAAFFDKETSYLHFPTFHGELSADISFLFKTTASSGVFLENLGIKDFIRIELSTSNQVTFSFDVGAGPLQVHVASSRPLSDGRWHRVRAERNVKEALLQVDRLPAATQEAPADGHFHLQLNSQLFIGGTASRQKGFRGCIRWLRLNGATLDLEERARMTPGVRPGCPGHCSSYGSFCQNGGRCRERSSGFACDCSRSAHAGAFCHAEVSAGFRSSTSISYTFMRNSSAVSSSVLSDAGEEVSLSFRTSQSPALLLYVSSHYRQYLAVLINARDELEVRYKLDGGREAEVLRSSVGSLANGQLHWVNIRRTDSVSVQVDQNAREDFNLTSDGEFKAIRSLVLGRVYGSDELDPDLSGPASLGFTGCLSGVLFNSISPLKAALLQAPDPDPAPGLGLVVTGPLLRSSCGSAGPADGHAADSAPGLADPSGSVGSGQPQVNTIRTNSALIGGVIAAGIFLLVSGLAVAARFLYRRKETTSRSNGPTARTSGAGRTLAALCENPEQRFIVTV; encoded by the exons ATGTTCAGCGACGCCGGACACAACTGGAAGCAGTACAGGCAGGAGGACAGCACGGGG gCTTTTCCAGGAAACACCAACGCCGACAGCGTGGTCCagttgaagctgcagcagccgctcatCGCTCGCTTCCTGCGCCTCATCCCTCTGGACTGGAACCCCAACGGCAGGATCGGCCTCCGGCTGGAGAGCTACGGCTGCCGTCACG CCTCTGACGTGTTGAGCCTCGGGACCGGCAGCAGCCTGGTGTTCTCGCCGGGTCCTGGACCGCGGCCGACGTCCGCAGACGTCGTCTCCCTGAGCTTTAAAACGCTGGGGAAGCGTGGGACTCTGCTGCGCGCAGACGGACGAGGAGgcctgagcctcagcctggagctggacagagggaagctccagctGCTCGTCAGACAAG acggggcctcctcctctgaagcTCGGCAGCTCGCCTCTCTCGGCAGCCTGTTGGACGATCAGCAGTGGCACCACGTGTTGCTGGAGAGGCACGGAGTCCACCTGACCCTTAGCGTGGACAAGCACACGGAGCAGGTCCAGGTCCCTGCAGGGTTCAGCCTGTGGGACATGGAAGAG CTGAGTGTGGGAGCAGGACAGAGCCCCGACCTGTTCCACGGCTGCCTGGAGAACCTGCTCTACAACCACCTCAACCTGATCCAACTGGCCAAACACGAGGACCCCCGGGTCGCTGCAGCG GGTAACGTGACCTTTTCTTGTGCTGAGCCTGTTTCCGTTGCCGTGACGTTCCCCGGCCCCCAGAGCTTCCTCCAGCTGCCGGGACCCTCGGCGCCTGCGTTGGACGGCTTCTCTGTGGGCTTCCAGTTCAGGACATGGAACAAGGCGGGTCtcctgctgacctttgacctgcctCAGCACCGCGGGACGGTCTGGCTGTGCCTGAGTGACGCCAGGCTTCTGCTCCGGGTTCAGAGGGACGGCAGtgcagagctggagctcagTGCGG GCTCGGTTCTGAACGACGGCCAGTGGCATTCAGTGGCGCTGACCTCCCGACCAGGACGACTGCGCGTGGCTGTggatggagacggaggaggagccgctCACGCCAGCCCCTCGTTTCCTGTCACTGCAGCTCATCAGCTCTTCTTCGGTG gctgtcctcctcttcctcctcctcctcctcaccacagCGCAGGCTGTAGGAACCCGTTCGGCATCTTCCAGGGCTGCATGCGTCTCCTCTCTGTGGACAACGAGGCGGTGGACCTGACCTTGGTGCAGCAAAGGCTGATGGGAAACTACAGCCAGCTGCAGATTGACATGTGTGGCATGATTGACAG GTGTTCTCCCAGCCGCTGTGAGCACGGAGGCCGCTGCAGTCAGACCTGGACCGTCTTCCACTGTAACTGCTCTGACAGCGGCTACAGCGGCGCCACCTGCCACAGCT CTGTTTTCGAACCGTCCTGTGAAGCCTACAAGCACAACGGGAACACGTCGGGGCATTTCTACATCGACGTGGACGGCAGCGGACCCGTCCGACCCCAGCTGGTCTACTGCAACATGACAG AGAACACGTGGATGGTGATTCAACACAACAACTCGGAGCTGACCAGGCTCCAGCCGACTCCAGGGGAGAACCAGCATTTAGTTCACTTCGACTACTCGTCCCAGGAGGAACAGCTGCTGGCTGCGATCAGCCAATCAGATCACTGCCAGCAGGAGCTGACCTACCGCTGCCGGAGGTCCCGCCTCCTCAACACCCCCG AGGGCGCCCCGTTCAGCTGGTGGCTCGGTGGGACCGGTTCTGGTCTGCAGACGTACTGGGGCGGAGCTCATCCAGGCAGCCAGCAGTGCGTGTGCGGCCTGCGGGGCGACTGCGTGGACCCACAGCACTACTGCAACTGTGACGCCGACCGCATGGAGTG gGCTGAGGACTCGGGCCTGCTGACCCATAAGGAGAGCCTCCCTGTCAGGGCTCTGGTTCTGGGCGACATCCAGAGGCCGGGGTCCGAGGCCGCCTACCGGGTGGGGCCGCtgcgttgtcatggagaca agaacttctggaaCGCTGCGTTCTTCGACAAGGAGACGTCGTACCTCCACTTCCCCACCTTCCACGGAGAGCTCAGCGCCGACATCTCCTTTCTGTTCAAAACCACGGCTTCCTCCGGCGTCTTCCTGGAAAACCTGGGCATCAAAGACTTCATCCGCATCGAGCTGAGCA CCTCCAACCAGGTGACCTTCTCCTTCGACGTGGGCGCCGGCCCGCTGCAGGTCCACGTGGCGTCGAGCCGCCCGCTCAGCGACGGCCGCTGGCATCGGGTCCGAGCCGAGCGCAACGtgaaggaggcgctgctgcaggtggaccgACTTCCTGCCGCCACGCAGGAGGCGCCGGCCGACGGACACTTCCACCTTCAGCTCAACAGCCAGCTGTTCATAG GAGGCACGGCGTCTCGGCAGAAAGGCTTCCGAGGATGCATCCGCTGGCTGCGGCTGAACGGCGCCACCCTGGACCTGGAGGAGCGGGCCAGGATGACCCCCGGGGTTCGGCCCGGCTGCCCgggtcactgcagcagctacGGCTCCTTCTGCCAGAACGGCGGCCGGTGCAGGGAGCGCTCCAGCGGCTTCGCCTGCGACTGCAGCCGCTCGGCCCACGCTGGAGCTTTCTGCCACGCAG AGGTGTCTGCCGGCTTCAGGTCAAGCACGTCCATCAGCTACACCTTCATGAGGAACAGCAGCGCTGTGTCGTCCTCCGTCCTCTCTGACGCAGGAGAGGAGGTGTCTCTGAGCTTCAGGACGAGCCAGAGTCCGGCTCTGCTGCTCTACGTCAGCTCCCACTACAGGCAGTACCTGGCTGTGCTCATCAACGCGCGAG ATGAGCTGGAGGTGCGGTACAAGCTGGACGGCGGCCGAGAGGCGGAGGTGCTGAGGAGCTCCGTGGGGAGTCTGGCCAACGGACAGCTGCACTGGGTGAACATCAGGAGGACGGACTCGGTGTCTGTGCAG GTGGACCAGAATGCCAGAGAAGACTTCAACCTCACCTCTGATGGAGAATTCAAAGCCATCAGGTCTCTGGTGCTGGGCCGAGTCTACG GTTCTGATGAGCTGGATCCGGACCTGTCCGGGCCGGCGTCTCTTGGCTTCACCGGCTGCCTGTCCGGGGTTCTCTTTAACTCCATCAGTCCTCTGAAGGCCGCTCTGCTCCAGGCTCCGGATCCGGATCCGGCTCCAGGCCTCGGCCTCGTCGTCACCGGGCCTTTGCTCCGCTCCAGCTGCGGTTCCGCAGGTCCAGCTGACGGCCACGCAGCAGACAGCGCGCCTGGCCTGGCAG acccGTCTGGATCCGTGGGCTCGGGTCAACCTCAGGTCAACACCATCAGGACCAACTCAGCTCTGATTGGAG GAGTCATAGCCGCGGGGATCTTCCTGCTCGTCAGCGGTCTGGCCGTCGCTGCCAGGTTCCTGTACCGGAGGAAAGAAACGACGTCAAGGTCCAACGGGCCGACAGCCAGGACTTCAGGAGCGGGACGGACCCTCGCGGCGTTGTGTGAAAACCCAGAGCAGCGTTTCAT AGTCACTGTTTGA
- the LOC114844773 gene encoding contactin-associated protein-like 4 isoform X1 — MFSDAGHNWKQYRQEDSTGAFPGNTNADSVVQLKLQQPLIARFLRLIPLDWNPNGRIGLRLESYGCRHASDVLSLGTGSSLVFSPGPGPRPTSADVVSLSFKTLGKRGTLLRADGRGGLSLSLELDRGKLQLLVRQDGASSSEARQLASLGSLLDDQQWHHVLLERHGVHLTLSVDKHTEQVQVPAGFSLWDMEELSVGAGQSPDLFHGCLENLLYNHLNLIQLAKHEDPRVAAAGNVTFSCAEPVSVAVTFPGPQSFLQLPGPSAPALDGFSVGFQFRTWNKAGLLLTFDLPQHRGTVWLCLSDARLLLRVQRDGSAELELSAGSVLNDGQWHSVALTSRPGRLRVAVDGDGGGAAHASPSFPVTAAHQLFFGGCPPLPPPPPHHSAGCRNPFGIFQGCMRLLSVDNEAVDLTLVQQRLMGNYSQLQIDMCGMIDRCSPSRCEHGGRCSQTWTVFHCNCSDSGYSGATCHSSVFEPSCEAYKHNGNTSGHFYIDVDGSGPVRPQLVYCNMTEENTWMVIQHNNSELTRLQPTPGENQHLVHFDYSSQEEQLLAAISQSDHCQQELTYRCRRSRLLNTPEGAPFSWWLGGTGSGLQTYWGGAHPGSQQCVCGLRGDCVDPQHYCNCDADRMEWAEDSGLLTHKESLPVRALVLGDIQRPGSEAAYRVGPLRCHGDKNFWNAAFFDKETSYLHFPTFHGELSADISFLFKTTASSGVFLENLGIKDFIRIELSTSNQVTFSFDVGAGPLQVHVASSRPLSDGRWHRVRAERNVKEALLQVDRLPAATQEAPADGHFHLQLNSQLFIGGTASRQKGFRGCIRWLRLNGATLDLEERARMTPGVRPGCPGHCSSYGSFCQNGGRCRERSSGFACDCSRSAHAGAFCHAEVSAGFRSSTSISYTFMRNSSAVSSSVLSDAGEEVSLSFRTSQSPALLLYVSSHYRQYLAVLINARDELEVRYKLDGGREAEVLRSSVGSLANGQLHWVNIRRTDSVSVQVDQNAREDFNLTSDGEFKAIRSLVLGRVYGSDELDPDLSGPASLGFTGCLSGVLFNSISPLKAALLQAPDPDPAPGLGLVVTGPLLRSSCGSAGPADGHAADSAPGLADPSGSVGSGQPQVNTIRTNSALIGGVIAAGIFLLVSGLAVAARFLYRRKETTSRSNGPTARTSGAGRTLAALCENPEQRFIVTV; from the exons ATGTTCAGCGACGCCGGACACAACTGGAAGCAGTACAGGCAGGAGGACAGCACGGGG gCTTTTCCAGGAAACACCAACGCCGACAGCGTGGTCCagttgaagctgcagcagccgctcatCGCTCGCTTCCTGCGCCTCATCCCTCTGGACTGGAACCCCAACGGCAGGATCGGCCTCCGGCTGGAGAGCTACGGCTGCCGTCACG CCTCTGACGTGTTGAGCCTCGGGACCGGCAGCAGCCTGGTGTTCTCGCCGGGTCCTGGACCGCGGCCGACGTCCGCAGACGTCGTCTCCCTGAGCTTTAAAACGCTGGGGAAGCGTGGGACTCTGCTGCGCGCAGACGGACGAGGAGgcctgagcctcagcctggagctggacagagggaagctccagctGCTCGTCAGACAAG acggggcctcctcctctgaagcTCGGCAGCTCGCCTCTCTCGGCAGCCTGTTGGACGATCAGCAGTGGCACCACGTGTTGCTGGAGAGGCACGGAGTCCACCTGACCCTTAGCGTGGACAAGCACACGGAGCAGGTCCAGGTCCCTGCAGGGTTCAGCCTGTGGGACATGGAAGAG CTGAGTGTGGGAGCAGGACAGAGCCCCGACCTGTTCCACGGCTGCCTGGAGAACCTGCTCTACAACCACCTCAACCTGATCCAACTGGCCAAACACGAGGACCCCCGGGTCGCTGCAGCG GGTAACGTGACCTTTTCTTGTGCTGAGCCTGTTTCCGTTGCCGTGACGTTCCCCGGCCCCCAGAGCTTCCTCCAGCTGCCGGGACCCTCGGCGCCTGCGTTGGACGGCTTCTCTGTGGGCTTCCAGTTCAGGACATGGAACAAGGCGGGTCtcctgctgacctttgacctgcctCAGCACCGCGGGACGGTCTGGCTGTGCCTGAGTGACGCCAGGCTTCTGCTCCGGGTTCAGAGGGACGGCAGtgcagagctggagctcagTGCGG GCTCGGTTCTGAACGACGGCCAGTGGCATTCAGTGGCGCTGACCTCCCGACCAGGACGACTGCGCGTGGCTGTggatggagacggaggaggagccgctCACGCCAGCCCCTCGTTTCCTGTCACTGCAGCTCATCAGCTCTTCTTCGGTG gctgtcctcctcttcctcctcctcctcctcaccacagCGCAGGCTGTAGGAACCCGTTCGGCATCTTCCAGGGCTGCATGCGTCTCCTCTCTGTGGACAACGAGGCGGTGGACCTGACCTTGGTGCAGCAAAGGCTGATGGGAAACTACAGCCAGCTGCAGATTGACATGTGTGGCATGATTGACAG GTGTTCTCCCAGCCGCTGTGAGCACGGAGGCCGCTGCAGTCAGACCTGGACCGTCTTCCACTGTAACTGCTCTGACAGCGGCTACAGCGGCGCCACCTGCCACAGCT CTGTTTTCGAACCGTCCTGTGAAGCCTACAAGCACAACGGGAACACGTCGGGGCATTTCTACATCGACGTGGACGGCAGCGGACCCGTCCGACCCCAGCTGGTCTACTGCAACATGACAG AAGAGAACACGTGGATGGTGATTCAACACAACAACTCGGAGCTGACCAGGCTCCAGCCGACTCCAGGGGAGAACCAGCATTTAGTTCACTTCGACTACTCGTCCCAGGAGGAACAGCTGCTGGCTGCGATCAGCCAATCAGATCACTGCCAGCAGGAGCTGACCTACCGCTGCCGGAGGTCCCGCCTCCTCAACACCCCCG AGGGCGCCCCGTTCAGCTGGTGGCTCGGTGGGACCGGTTCTGGTCTGCAGACGTACTGGGGCGGAGCTCATCCAGGCAGCCAGCAGTGCGTGTGCGGCCTGCGGGGCGACTGCGTGGACCCACAGCACTACTGCAACTGTGACGCCGACCGCATGGAGTG gGCTGAGGACTCGGGCCTGCTGACCCATAAGGAGAGCCTCCCTGTCAGGGCTCTGGTTCTGGGCGACATCCAGAGGCCGGGGTCCGAGGCCGCCTACCGGGTGGGGCCGCtgcgttgtcatggagaca agaacttctggaaCGCTGCGTTCTTCGACAAGGAGACGTCGTACCTCCACTTCCCCACCTTCCACGGAGAGCTCAGCGCCGACATCTCCTTTCTGTTCAAAACCACGGCTTCCTCCGGCGTCTTCCTGGAAAACCTGGGCATCAAAGACTTCATCCGCATCGAGCTGAGCA CCTCCAACCAGGTGACCTTCTCCTTCGACGTGGGCGCCGGCCCGCTGCAGGTCCACGTGGCGTCGAGCCGCCCGCTCAGCGACGGCCGCTGGCATCGGGTCCGAGCCGAGCGCAACGtgaaggaggcgctgctgcaggtggaccgACTTCCTGCCGCCACGCAGGAGGCGCCGGCCGACGGACACTTCCACCTTCAGCTCAACAGCCAGCTGTTCATAG GAGGCACGGCGTCTCGGCAGAAAGGCTTCCGAGGATGCATCCGCTGGCTGCGGCTGAACGGCGCCACCCTGGACCTGGAGGAGCGGGCCAGGATGACCCCCGGGGTTCGGCCCGGCTGCCCgggtcactgcagcagctacGGCTCCTTCTGCCAGAACGGCGGCCGGTGCAGGGAGCGCTCCAGCGGCTTCGCCTGCGACTGCAGCCGCTCGGCCCACGCTGGAGCTTTCTGCCACGCAG AGGTGTCTGCCGGCTTCAGGTCAAGCACGTCCATCAGCTACACCTTCATGAGGAACAGCAGCGCTGTGTCGTCCTCCGTCCTCTCTGACGCAGGAGAGGAGGTGTCTCTGAGCTTCAGGACGAGCCAGAGTCCGGCTCTGCTGCTCTACGTCAGCTCCCACTACAGGCAGTACCTGGCTGTGCTCATCAACGCGCGAG ATGAGCTGGAGGTGCGGTACAAGCTGGACGGCGGCCGAGAGGCGGAGGTGCTGAGGAGCTCCGTGGGGAGTCTGGCCAACGGACAGCTGCACTGGGTGAACATCAGGAGGACGGACTCGGTGTCTGTGCAG GTGGACCAGAATGCCAGAGAAGACTTCAACCTCACCTCTGATGGAGAATTCAAAGCCATCAGGTCTCTGGTGCTGGGCCGAGTCTACG GTTCTGATGAGCTGGATCCGGACCTGTCCGGGCCGGCGTCTCTTGGCTTCACCGGCTGCCTGTCCGGGGTTCTCTTTAACTCCATCAGTCCTCTGAAGGCCGCTCTGCTCCAGGCTCCGGATCCGGATCCGGCTCCAGGCCTCGGCCTCGTCGTCACCGGGCCTTTGCTCCGCTCCAGCTGCGGTTCCGCAGGTCCAGCTGACGGCCACGCAGCAGACAGCGCGCCTGGCCTGGCAG acccGTCTGGATCCGTGGGCTCGGGTCAACCTCAGGTCAACACCATCAGGACCAACTCAGCTCTGATTGGAG GAGTCATAGCCGCGGGGATCTTCCTGCTCGTCAGCGGTCTGGCCGTCGCTGCCAGGTTCCTGTACCGGAGGAAAGAAACGACGTCAAGGTCCAACGGGCCGACAGCCAGGACTTCAGGAGCGGGACGGACCCTCGCGGCGTTGTGTGAAAACCCAGAGCAGCGTTTCAT AGTCACTGTTTGA
- the LOC114844773 gene encoding contactin-associated protein-like 4 isoform X3, producing MFSDAGHNWKQYRQEDSTGAFPGNTNADSVVQLKLQQPLIARFLRLIPLDWNPNGRIGLRLESYGCRHASDVLSLGTGSSLVFSPGPGPRPTSADVVSLSFKTLGKRGTLLRADGRGGLSLSLELDRGKLQLLVRQDGASSSEARQLASLGSLLDDQQWHHVLLERHGVHLTLSVDKHTEQVQVPAGFSLWDMEELSVGAGQSPDLFHGCLENLLYNHLNLIQLAKHEDPRVAAAGNVTFSCAEPVSVAVTFPGPQSFLQLPGPSAPALDGFSVGFQFRTWNKAGLLLTFDLPQHRGTVWLCLSDARLLLRVQRDGSAELELSAGSVLNDGQWHSVALTSRPGRLRVAVDGDGGGAAHASPSFPVTAAHQLFFGGCPPLPPPPPHHSAGCRNPFGIFQGCMRLLSVDNEAVDLTLVQQRLMGNYSQLQIDMCGMIDRCSPSRCEHGGRCSQTWTVFHCNCSDSGYSGATCHSSVFEPSCEAYKHNGNTSGHFYIDVDGSGPVRPQLVYCNMTEENTWMVIQHNNSELTRLQPTPGENQHLVHFDYSSQEEQLLAAISQSDHCQQELTYRCRRSRLLNTPEGAPFSWWLGGTGSGLQTYWGGAHPGSQQCVCGLRGDCVDPQHYCNCDADRMEWAEDSGLLTHKESLPVRALVLGDIQRPGSEAAYRVGPLRCHGDKNFWNAAFFDKETSYLHFPTFHGELSADISFLFKTTASSGVFLENLGIKDFIRIELSTSNQVTFSFDVGAGPLQVHVASSRPLSDGRWHRVRAERNVKEALLQVDRLPAATQEAPADGHFHLQLNSQLFIGGTASRQKGFRGCIRWLRLNGATLDLEERARMTPGVRPGCPGHCSSYGSFCQNGGRCRERSSGFACDCSRSAHAGAFCHAEVSAGFRSSTSISYTFMRNSSAVSSSVLSDAGEEVSLSFRTSQSPALLLYVSSHYRQYLAVLINARDELEVRYKLDGGREAEVLRSSVGSLANGQLHWVNIRRTDSVSVQVDQNAREDFNLTSDGEFKAIRSLVLGRVYGSDELDPDLSGPASLGFTGCLSGVLFNSISPLKAALLQAPDPDPAPGLGLVVTGPLLRSSCGSAGPADGHAADSAPGLADPSGSVGSGQPQVNTIRTNSALIGGVIAAGIFLLVSGLAVAARFLYRRKETTSRSNGPTARTSGAGRTLAALCENPEQRFME from the exons ATGTTCAGCGACGCCGGACACAACTGGAAGCAGTACAGGCAGGAGGACAGCACGGGG gCTTTTCCAGGAAACACCAACGCCGACAGCGTGGTCCagttgaagctgcagcagccgctcatCGCTCGCTTCCTGCGCCTCATCCCTCTGGACTGGAACCCCAACGGCAGGATCGGCCTCCGGCTGGAGAGCTACGGCTGCCGTCACG CCTCTGACGTGTTGAGCCTCGGGACCGGCAGCAGCCTGGTGTTCTCGCCGGGTCCTGGACCGCGGCCGACGTCCGCAGACGTCGTCTCCCTGAGCTTTAAAACGCTGGGGAAGCGTGGGACTCTGCTGCGCGCAGACGGACGAGGAGgcctgagcctcagcctggagctggacagagggaagctccagctGCTCGTCAGACAAG acggggcctcctcctctgaagcTCGGCAGCTCGCCTCTCTCGGCAGCCTGTTGGACGATCAGCAGTGGCACCACGTGTTGCTGGAGAGGCACGGAGTCCACCTGACCCTTAGCGTGGACAAGCACACGGAGCAGGTCCAGGTCCCTGCAGGGTTCAGCCTGTGGGACATGGAAGAG CTGAGTGTGGGAGCAGGACAGAGCCCCGACCTGTTCCACGGCTGCCTGGAGAACCTGCTCTACAACCACCTCAACCTGATCCAACTGGCCAAACACGAGGACCCCCGGGTCGCTGCAGCG GGTAACGTGACCTTTTCTTGTGCTGAGCCTGTTTCCGTTGCCGTGACGTTCCCCGGCCCCCAGAGCTTCCTCCAGCTGCCGGGACCCTCGGCGCCTGCGTTGGACGGCTTCTCTGTGGGCTTCCAGTTCAGGACATGGAACAAGGCGGGTCtcctgctgacctttgacctgcctCAGCACCGCGGGACGGTCTGGCTGTGCCTGAGTGACGCCAGGCTTCTGCTCCGGGTTCAGAGGGACGGCAGtgcagagctggagctcagTGCGG GCTCGGTTCTGAACGACGGCCAGTGGCATTCAGTGGCGCTGACCTCCCGACCAGGACGACTGCGCGTGGCTGTggatggagacggaggaggagccgctCACGCCAGCCCCTCGTTTCCTGTCACTGCAGCTCATCAGCTCTTCTTCGGTG gctgtcctcctcttcctcctcctcctcctcaccacagCGCAGGCTGTAGGAACCCGTTCGGCATCTTCCAGGGCTGCATGCGTCTCCTCTCTGTGGACAACGAGGCGGTGGACCTGACCTTGGTGCAGCAAAGGCTGATGGGAAACTACAGCCAGCTGCAGATTGACATGTGTGGCATGATTGACAG GTGTTCTCCCAGCCGCTGTGAGCACGGAGGCCGCTGCAGTCAGACCTGGACCGTCTTCCACTGTAACTGCTCTGACAGCGGCTACAGCGGCGCCACCTGCCACAGCT CTGTTTTCGAACCGTCCTGTGAAGCCTACAAGCACAACGGGAACACGTCGGGGCATTTCTACATCGACGTGGACGGCAGCGGACCCGTCCGACCCCAGCTGGTCTACTGCAACATGACAG AAGAGAACACGTGGATGGTGATTCAACACAACAACTCGGAGCTGACCAGGCTCCAGCCGACTCCAGGGGAGAACCAGCATTTAGTTCACTTCGACTACTCGTCCCAGGAGGAACAGCTGCTGGCTGCGATCAGCCAATCAGATCACTGCCAGCAGGAGCTGACCTACCGCTGCCGGAGGTCCCGCCTCCTCAACACCCCCG AGGGCGCCCCGTTCAGCTGGTGGCTCGGTGGGACCGGTTCTGGTCTGCAGACGTACTGGGGCGGAGCTCATCCAGGCAGCCAGCAGTGCGTGTGCGGCCTGCGGGGCGACTGCGTGGACCCACAGCACTACTGCAACTGTGACGCCGACCGCATGGAGTG gGCTGAGGACTCGGGCCTGCTGACCCATAAGGAGAGCCTCCCTGTCAGGGCTCTGGTTCTGGGCGACATCCAGAGGCCGGGGTCCGAGGCCGCCTACCGGGTGGGGCCGCtgcgttgtcatggagaca agaacttctggaaCGCTGCGTTCTTCGACAAGGAGACGTCGTACCTCCACTTCCCCACCTTCCACGGAGAGCTCAGCGCCGACATCTCCTTTCTGTTCAAAACCACGGCTTCCTCCGGCGTCTTCCTGGAAAACCTGGGCATCAAAGACTTCATCCGCATCGAGCTGAGCA CCTCCAACCAGGTGACCTTCTCCTTCGACGTGGGCGCCGGCCCGCTGCAGGTCCACGTGGCGTCGAGCCGCCCGCTCAGCGACGGCCGCTGGCATCGGGTCCGAGCCGAGCGCAACGtgaaggaggcgctgctgcaggtggaccgACTTCCTGCCGCCACGCAGGAGGCGCCGGCCGACGGACACTTCCACCTTCAGCTCAACAGCCAGCTGTTCATAG GAGGCACGGCGTCTCGGCAGAAAGGCTTCCGAGGATGCATCCGCTGGCTGCGGCTGAACGGCGCCACCCTGGACCTGGAGGAGCGGGCCAGGATGACCCCCGGGGTTCGGCCCGGCTGCCCgggtcactgcagcagctacGGCTCCTTCTGCCAGAACGGCGGCCGGTGCAGGGAGCGCTCCAGCGGCTTCGCCTGCGACTGCAGCCGCTCGGCCCACGCTGGAGCTTTCTGCCACGCAG AGGTGTCTGCCGGCTTCAGGTCAAGCACGTCCATCAGCTACACCTTCATGAGGAACAGCAGCGCTGTGTCGTCCTCCGTCCTCTCTGACGCAGGAGAGGAGGTGTCTCTGAGCTTCAGGACGAGCCAGAGTCCGGCTCTGCTGCTCTACGTCAGCTCCCACTACAGGCAGTACCTGGCTGTGCTCATCAACGCGCGAG ATGAGCTGGAGGTGCGGTACAAGCTGGACGGCGGCCGAGAGGCGGAGGTGCTGAGGAGCTCCGTGGGGAGTCTGGCCAACGGACAGCTGCACTGGGTGAACATCAGGAGGACGGACTCGGTGTCTGTGCAG GTGGACCAGAATGCCAGAGAAGACTTCAACCTCACCTCTGATGGAGAATTCAAAGCCATCAGGTCTCTGGTGCTGGGCCGAGTCTACG GTTCTGATGAGCTGGATCCGGACCTGTCCGGGCCGGCGTCTCTTGGCTTCACCGGCTGCCTGTCCGGGGTTCTCTTTAACTCCATCAGTCCTCTGAAGGCCGCTCTGCTCCAGGCTCCGGATCCGGATCCGGCTCCAGGCCTCGGCCTCGTCGTCACCGGGCCTTTGCTCCGCTCCAGCTGCGGTTCCGCAGGTCCAGCTGACGGCCACGCAGCAGACAGCGCGCCTGGCCTGGCAG acccGTCTGGATCCGTGGGCTCGGGTCAACCTCAGGTCAACACCATCAGGACCAACTCAGCTCTGATTGGAG GAGTCATAGCCGCGGGGATCTTCCTGCTCGTCAGCGGTCTGGCCGTCGCTGCCAGGTTCCTGTACCGGAGGAAAGAAACGACGTCAAGGTCCAACGGGCCGACAGCCAGGACTTCAGGAGCGGGACGGACCCTCGCGGCGTTGTGTGAAAACCCAGAGCAGCGTTTCAT GGAATAA